In one window of Blastopirellula marina DNA:
- a CDS encoding peptidoglycan-binding domain-containing protein, with protein sequence MVAIKNSVGRNGLNRASDVVAVQNLLNRFIGPGRLLGDPLEPDGIAGSLTKNAIGSFQRVYLGFNNPDRRVDPNGQTLAKLNGPTTAPKLKPTLAPEVEGVLRVLRSSAINSIRFRLGVYSIEPRFFRRVADVIEAGRIAVVHMSALKKDARYTHANVGTQTGMMSVGFQEPADPLEKSIIVHEATHAVCDGWGHPMLGQDAEVLAHLAQGIYYYELTGLYCTKVHGVTFAILKVCVDIAARMKVEKNHDVTIGEAWDLNRNVVNLPSVIPNAGFYYDGI encoded by the coding sequence ATGGTTGCTATTAAGAACAGCGTGGGGCGGAATGGTTTGAATCGAGCTTCCGATGTGGTCGCAGTACAGAATCTGCTCAATCGATTTATTGGGCCTGGGCGGTTGCTGGGGGATCCGTTAGAGCCGGACGGAATTGCGGGCAGTCTTACGAAGAATGCGATTGGTTCGTTTCAGCGGGTTTATCTCGGTTTCAATAACCCCGATCGACGCGTAGATCCCAACGGTCAGACACTCGCAAAGTTAAATGGACCCACCACGGCACCCAAATTAAAGCCAACCCTCGCCCCAGAAGTCGAGGGGGTTTTGAGGGTTCTGAGAAGCTCTGCGATCAATTCAATCCGTTTTCGCTTGGGCGTCTATTCCATTGAACCGAGGTTTTTCCGAAGGGTAGCGGATGTCATTGAAGCGGGACGTATTGCCGTGGTTCACATGAGCGCCTTGAAGAAAGATGCTCGCTATACCCATGCGAATGTCGGTACGCAGACCGGGATGATGTCTGTCGGATTCCAGGAACCCGCCGATCCACTAGAGAAGTCGATCATCGTCCACGAGGCGACGCACGCCGTCTGCGATGGTTGGGGGCATCCGATGCTCGGCCAAGATGCCGAAGTACTCGCGCATTTGGCCCAGGGGATCTACTATTACGAGCTTACCGGTCTTTACTGCACCAAAGTCCACGGCGTCACTTTTGCCATTCTCAAGGTTTGTGTCGATATCGCAGCACGTATGAAAGTCGAAAAGAATCACGACGTAACAATCGGCGAGGCCTGGGATTTGAATAGAAACGTCGTCAATTTGCCTTCCGTTATCCCAAACGCAGGCTTCTATTACGACGGAATCTAG
- the aroH gene encoding chorismate mutase, whose translation MICRGVRGATTVTHNDRDEILEATRQLMALIIRSNEIDSKDVASVIFTVTSDLNAEFPALAARQLGWMDVPLICTHEISVPGSLPMCVRILMHWNTDKAQDAIHHVYVRDAVRLRPDLCPVPEIDWKELEHWIEQQMAGMK comes from the coding sequence ATGATCTGTCGAGGCGTTCGCGGGGCCACCACGGTTACTCATAACGATCGAGATGAGATCCTGGAAGCGACTCGGCAGTTGATGGCGCTCATCATTCGCAGCAATGAAATCGACTCGAAAGATGTTGCCAGCGTTATCTTTACGGTGACAAGCGACTTGAACGCCGAGTTCCCGGCGTTGGCGGCTCGTCAGTTAGGTTGGATGGATGTTCCGCTGATTTGCACGCACGAGATCAGTGTGCCTGGCTCGCTGCCGATGTGCGTGCGGATTCTGATGCACTGGAATACCGACAAAGCACAAGACGCGATTCATCACGTTTACGTCCGCGATGCCGTACGTTTACGCCCCGACTTGTGCCCGGTGCCAGAAATTGACTGGAAAGAGCTCGAGCACTGGATCGAGCAGCAGATGGCTGGAATGAAATAG
- a CDS encoding 5-formyltetrahydrofolate cyclo-ligase codes for MIDPHSSAASKETIRRGVLAARRALADRDQRSQVIGDRFLQVFPLEDLRHPLVYVSVRDEVTTIRLLESCLIQFREVVVPYCLPDYQLALFPLREMTELRSGKYGILEPDEQLRAERTVDPQSIDLAVVPGVAFDRKGNRLGYGKGYFDRLLARLRPDCPRVALAFDCQLVDTIPAEAHDIPLQTIVTETRTIDCQSL; via the coding sequence TTGATCGATCCTCATTCGAGTGCTGCGTCGAAAGAGACCATTCGCCGGGGCGTCCTTGCCGCGCGTCGGGCTTTGGCCGATCGAGACCAACGCAGCCAAGTCATTGGTGACCGGTTTCTGCAAGTGTTCCCGCTGGAGGATCTTCGCCATCCCCTTGTCTATGTAAGCGTTCGTGACGAAGTCACGACGATTCGACTGCTCGAAAGTTGCCTCATTCAGTTTCGGGAAGTGGTCGTTCCCTACTGCTTGCCTGATTACCAATTGGCTTTGTTTCCATTACGCGAGATGACGGAACTTCGTAGTGGGAAGTACGGAATTCTAGAGCCCGATGAGCAACTGCGTGCCGAGCGAACCGTCGATCCCCAATCGATTGATCTGGCGGTCGTGCCTGGTGTTGCCTTCGATCGGAAGGGGAATCGGCTGGGATATGGCAAAGGCTATTTCGATCGGCTTCTAGCTCGCCTCCGCCCCGATTGCCCGAGAGTTGCGTTGGCGTTCGATTGCCAATTGGTCGATACCATCCCGGCCGAGGCGCATGATATCCCTCTGCAAACGATCGTCACCGAGACGCGCACAATTGACTGCCAGTCCCTTTAG
- a CDS encoding PVC-type heme-binding CxxCH protein, whose amino-acid sequence MKTEKRLIYLCLVLGALVGTGSLVHAQVPEPEVPQLAPASDEGEQAITGFKVPDGYDMTLFAAEPMMANPVAFCIDDLGRVYIAETYRQGQGVEDNRGHNYWLVDDLAAHSVEDRRAYILKHHPEAAEKYTQHDDRIRLLIDTDGDGKADKDTVFSAGYNDIVEGTGAGVLALNGDVFYTNIPYVWKLRDEDGDGVADEKTALSEGYGVRFAFRGHDLHGLTLGPDGKIYYSIGDRGYNIDADGTKLKDPGSGAVFRCNPDGSNLEVFCTGLRNPQELAFDDYGNLFTCDNNSDSGDQARWNYLLKGGHTGWNMAYQYLSDRGPWNREKLWHPHHEGQAAYIVPPIINISDGPSGLVYYPGTGFGKEFNGTFFLCDFRGAPANSGIRTFKMKPNGATFDLVDSEQFVWQILCTDVDFGPDGAMYISDWVDGWTGLNKGRLYRVAKENPEDAELIAEVKELLPRDFSKKSDDELAKLLQHADRRVRMKAQFALAAADKLNVLEEVAKDTNLPQLARIHAIWGIGQIAENKSKIAQRVETVDVLSNVLVTDEDPEIRAQVGRVLGELRVIYGLPKLLEDDNARVLYFAMLGLGNAGPHGDPNQVIDRVATILAKNADQDPALRHGGIMALTGMRNIQSLSDLANHPSASVRIAAVVALRRLESPSVVRFLSDGNELVVLEAVRAIHDLPMENAMGQAARLIDSGWKNDALLRRVLNANFRLGEPENAEALARYATRSDMPEDMRLEALEMLASWKEPGQLDRVLNFYRPLENRDQAVAKEALAQSLSKLLTTDEKVRNRAAQLAASLGIKEVAPVLIGLANDPKQPVETRADAIAALASVDAEQVMPIVKEALKSDAPLLRAIAREQLAKLAPSEAAEALAKGVDSESTIERQRALAALASVKPEGGQAIVVKAMEKLLNDKLAVDSRLDAIEAASAFKDSPEIASLLEKYRLSLDPADPLAEYRVALEGGDFERGRKIFFEKTEVSCVRCHRAMGTGGRVGPELDALSETKPREYLLEAVVLPNAKIAEGFESILVLTVDGQTYSGVIKEETDDAISLVDSDGKLITIPQDDIEGRKSAKSPMPDDIYKHLNKTELRDLVEFLSNLKKGPQTGGHE is encoded by the coding sequence TTGAAGACCGAGAAACGCTTGATTTATCTCTGCCTCGTATTGGGAGCACTCGTAGGAACCGGTTCGTTGGTACACGCCCAAGTGCCCGAACCAGAAGTTCCTCAGTTGGCCCCAGCTTCGGATGAAGGGGAGCAAGCAATCACGGGATTCAAGGTCCCCGACGGCTACGACATGACGTTGTTCGCTGCCGAACCGATGATGGCGAACCCGGTAGCTTTTTGTATCGATGATCTTGGCCGCGTCTACATCGCCGAAACGTATCGTCAGGGACAAGGGGTCGAGGACAATCGTGGTCACAACTACTGGCTGGTCGACGATTTGGCCGCCCATTCGGTGGAAGACCGTCGTGCATATATCTTAAAGCATCATCCGGAAGCTGCAGAAAAGTATACCCAACACGACGACCGAATTCGCCTATTGATCGATACCGATGGAGATGGCAAGGCCGATAAGGACACTGTCTTCTCGGCCGGCTACAACGATATTGTCGAGGGAACGGGAGCAGGCGTGTTGGCTCTCAACGGCGACGTCTTCTACACCAACATCCCTTACGTCTGGAAACTGCGTGACGAAGACGGCGACGGCGTAGCGGACGAGAAGACTGCGCTTAGTGAAGGTTATGGCGTTCGATTCGCATTTCGCGGACACGACCTTCACGGGCTAACCTTGGGCCCAGATGGCAAGATCTACTACAGCATCGGCGACCGCGGTTACAACATCGATGCCGACGGTACAAAGCTGAAAGATCCTGGTTCCGGCGCGGTGTTTCGCTGTAACCCCGATGGTTCCAATCTGGAGGTCTTCTGCACGGGACTACGCAACCCGCAAGAGCTGGCCTTCGATGATTACGGCAATCTGTTTACTTGCGACAACAACTCCGACAGTGGCGATCAGGCGCGTTGGAACTACTTGCTAAAGGGAGGCCACACCGGTTGGAACATGGCCTACCAATACCTGAGTGACCGAGGTCCGTGGAATCGTGAGAAACTGTGGCATCCGCATCATGAAGGTCAGGCCGCTTACATTGTTCCGCCGATCATCAACATCTCAGACGGACCGAGCGGTTTGGTCTACTACCCGGGGACCGGTTTCGGAAAAGAGTTCAACGGAACGTTCTTTCTCTGCGACTTCCGTGGTGCTCCGGCGAACAGTGGGATTCGTACCTTCAAAATGAAGCCGAATGGAGCGACTTTCGATCTGGTTGATTCCGAACAGTTTGTCTGGCAGATCTTGTGCACCGACGTCGACTTCGGGCCAGATGGTGCGATGTACATCAGTGACTGGGTCGATGGTTGGACGGGGCTGAACAAAGGCCGTTTGTATCGCGTGGCGAAAGAGAACCCAGAAGACGCTGAGCTGATCGCGGAGGTTAAAGAGCTGTTACCCCGCGACTTCTCGAAGAAGTCGGATGATGAACTGGCCAAACTACTTCAACATGCCGATCGGCGAGTACGCATGAAAGCTCAGTTCGCCCTCGCAGCGGCTGACAAGTTGAACGTATTGGAAGAAGTGGCCAAGGATACCAACCTACCGCAGCTCGCACGTATTCATGCCATCTGGGGCATTGGGCAGATCGCAGAGAACAAGTCAAAGATTGCGCAGCGTGTTGAAACCGTCGACGTTCTCTCAAACGTGTTAGTCACTGATGAAGATCCAGAAATCCGTGCCCAAGTCGGTCGTGTGCTTGGTGAGTTGCGTGTCATTTATGGGCTGCCCAAATTGTTGGAAGACGACAACGCCCGCGTCCTCTATTTTGCCATGTTGGGCTTGGGCAACGCTGGACCGCATGGGGATCCGAATCAGGTGATCGACCGTGTCGCTACAATCTTGGCGAAGAATGCTGATCAAGATCCTGCGCTACGTCACGGTGGCATTATGGCCTTGACCGGCATGCGAAATATTCAGTCCCTTTCGGACTTGGCTAACCATCCTTCGGCCAGCGTGCGAATCGCAGCCGTTGTCGCTTTGCGTCGGTTGGAAAGTCCTTCCGTGGTGCGTTTCCTCTCTGACGGCAACGAACTGGTCGTGCTGGAAGCGGTGCGTGCCATTCATGATCTACCGATGGAGAACGCCATGGGGCAAGCTGCCCGGCTGATCGATTCGGGCTGGAAGAACGACGCCCTACTTCGCCGTGTGCTGAACGCCAACTTCCGTTTAGGTGAACCGGAAAATGCGGAAGCGTTGGCTCGCTATGCGACACGTAGCGACATGCCGGAAGATATGCGGCTCGAGGCTTTAGAGATGCTGGCCAGTTGGAAAGAGCCAGGTCAGCTCGACCGCGTCCTCAACTTCTATCGTCCGCTGGAAAACCGTGACCAAGCGGTTGCTAAGGAAGCCTTGGCCCAATCGCTGTCCAAGCTGTTGACCACCGACGAAAAGGTGCGAAACCGGGCGGCCCAACTGGCGGCTTCGTTAGGAATTAAGGAAGTTGCGCCGGTGCTGATCGGCTTGGCGAACGATCCTAAGCAGCCAGTGGAAACGCGTGCCGATGCGATCGCCGCCTTAGCGAGCGTCGATGCGGAGCAGGTAATGCCGATTGTGAAGGAAGCGTTGAAGTCTGACGCACCCCTGCTGCGGGCGATCGCTCGTGAGCAACTTGCCAAGCTGGCTCCCAGTGAAGCGGCGGAGGCCCTCGCCAAAGGAGTCGATTCCGAATCGACGATCGAACGTCAGCGAGCTTTGGCGGCGTTGGCCAGCGTGAAGCCCGAAGGTGGTCAGGCGATCGTCGTCAAGGCGATGGAGAAATTGCTCAACGACAAGCTGGCGGTCGATTCGCGACTCGATGCGATCGAAGCCGCTTCAGCCTTCAAGGATTCGCCAGAGATTGCTTCACTGCTGGAAAAGTATCGCCTGTCGCTCGATCCAGCCGATCCGTTGGCCGAGTACCGTGTGGCCTTGGAGGGTGGCGATTTCGAGCGTGGTCGTAAGATCTTCTTCGAGAAAACCGAAGTCTCCTGCGTGCGTTGTCACCGTGCGATGGGAACTGGTGGTCGCGTTGGTCCTGAACTCGATGCATTGAGCGAAACGAAGCCGCGCGAATACTTGTTGGAAGCGGTCGTGCTGCCCAACGCGAAGATCGCCGAAGGATTCGAGTCGATCTTGGTGCTGACCGTTGATGGACAGACTTACTCCGGCGTGATCAAAGAGGAAACGGACGACGCGATCAGCCTGGTCGACTCCGATGGCAAGCTGATCACGATTCCACAGGACGATATCGAAGGTCGCAAGAGTGCCAAGAGTCCGATGCCGGATGATATCTACAAGCATCTGAACAAGACAGAACTGCGCGATCTGGTCGAGTTTCTCTCGAATCTGAAAAAGGGACCGCAGACCGGCGGGCACGAATAG
- a CDS encoding alpha/beta hydrolase family esterase — MFRRRSIWILLLAFGLGWIASDQGDFQAAELPEKPQPGQFEITTKSDGYSRTALIHIPKGYQASSPPPLVIALHGAGGGGESILTHDRWAKLADQKGFIVVAPDGLPARPRLPGNFLANPQLWNSGQLREGAPRAKIDDVAYIRTLLDELKTKVPYDTTKVFATGHSNGGGMTFRLGAEMADRLAAIGTVAGMVAIEKPQPAKPLPTLFIFGTEDPLLPLKGGESSLPWGSRTTPPVKDLLAKWASAINCQTEVAIVKEDDASQLVRYPSKNAGPELFVLYLKGHGHAWPGGTREVPARVQEMTGPNTSKLDAAAELWKFFEQSTK, encoded by the coding sequence ATGTTCCGGCGCCGCTCGATTTGGATTTTGTTGCTTGCGTTTGGCTTAGGCTGGATTGCCTCGGATCAAGGAGATTTCCAAGCGGCCGAACTGCCGGAAAAACCGCAGCCCGGCCAGTTCGAGATCACCACGAAGTCGGATGGTTACAGCCGAACCGCTTTGATCCATATACCCAAGGGCTATCAAGCCAGCAGCCCACCACCGCTGGTGATCGCCCTGCACGGCGCCGGTGGTGGCGGCGAGTCGATCCTGACGCATGATCGCTGGGCGAAGCTGGCCGATCAGAAGGGGTTCATTGTCGTCGCACCCGATGGCCTTCCAGCCCGGCCGCGGCTGCCTGGTAACTTTCTAGCCAATCCCCAGCTTTGGAACTCAGGGCAACTGCGTGAAGGCGCCCCGCGGGCGAAAATCGATGATGTCGCTTACATCCGCACACTTCTTGATGAACTAAAGACTAAGGTCCCCTACGATACGACCAAAGTCTTTGCCACCGGACATAGTAACGGCGGCGGCATGACATTCCGCTTGGGGGCAGAAATGGCCGATCGTTTAGCGGCCATTGGTACCGTGGCTGGGATGGTGGCGATCGAGAAGCCGCAGCCCGCCAAGCCGTTGCCTACCCTCTTCATCTTCGGTACCGAAGACCCACTGCTTCCTCTCAAAGGAGGTGAATCGAGTTTGCCTTGGGGCTCGCGGACCACGCCTCCGGTTAAGGATCTGTTAGCCAAGTGGGCGTCGGCAATCAACTGCCAAACCGAAGTCGCTATTGTCAAAGAAGATGACGCTTCGCAATTGGTTCGTTATCCCTCGAAGAACGCTGGCCCTGAGTTGTTTGTGCTTTACCTCAAAGGGCACGGCCACGCCTGGCCTGGCGGCACACGAGAAGTCCCCGCCCGTGTTCAGGAAATGACTGGTCCAAACACCAGCAAGCTCGACGCGGCCGCCGAGCTTTGGAAGTTCTTCGAGCAAAGCACGAAGTAG
- a CDS encoding SDR family NAD(P)-dependent oxidoreductase codes for MDLQLNNKNALVTGSTKGIGYAIAQVLAQEGANVIVNGRSQESSDKAASSIGHGARGIAADVSTAEGCNKLLKDAGQIDILVNNAGIFEPKPFVEIPDADWERFYEVNVMSGVRLTRAVLPGMLERNWGRVLFVSSESGVQIPAEMIHYGMTKAANIALVNGIARLTKGTHVTVNAILPGPTASEGVSNFVGEMAKDANLSKDEFEKEFFESARPTSLIQRFAEVEEVANTTAYYCSPLSSATNGAAIRVDGGVVLGT; via the coding sequence ATGGATCTGCAACTCAACAACAAGAACGCCCTGGTCACCGGCTCGACCAAGGGCATCGGTTACGCGATCGCTCAAGTGTTAGCTCAAGAGGGGGCTAACGTCATCGTCAATGGACGTAGCCAAGAATCATCCGACAAAGCGGCCAGCAGCATCGGCCATGGCGCGCGTGGCATTGCCGCTGATGTTTCCACCGCGGAAGGTTGTAACAAGCTGCTGAAAGACGCAGGCCAAATCGACATCCTGGTGAACAACGCCGGCATCTTCGAACCAAAGCCGTTTGTCGAAATCCCCGACGCCGATTGGGAGAGATTCTACGAAGTCAACGTCATGTCAGGCGTTCGTCTTACCCGCGCGGTACTGCCAGGGATGCTCGAACGCAATTGGGGACGCGTGCTGTTTGTTTCGAGTGAAAGTGGCGTTCAGATTCCGGCCGAGATGATCCATTACGGCATGACCAAAGCCGCGAACATCGCACTGGTAAATGGTATCGCTCGTCTGACCAAAGGAACGCATGTTACTGTGAACGCGATTTTGCCAGGCCCGACCGCCTCGGAAGGTGTTTCCAATTTCGTGGGCGAAATGGCCAAAGATGCCAATCTGTCGAAAGACGAATTTGAAAAAGAGTTCTTTGAATCGGCCCGCCCCACATCGCTAATCCAACGCTTTGCCGAAGTTGAAGAAGTCGCCAATACGACGGCGTATTACTGCTCGCCCTTATCGAGCGCGACCAACGGCGCTGCGATTCGCGTTGACGGTGGGGTTGTGCTAGGAACTTAA
- a CDS encoding efflux RND transporter permease subunit, whose protein sequence is MQGLVRWAISNTPAMNILMITSIVVGFLCLKGMQRETFPDFDLDMILVQVPYPGAAPQEVEEGICQKIEEAVRSLDGIKKVTSVAAEGAGSVVIELESSVLNPDRVLDEVRSEIDRIPSFPAEAEDAEVRRVTTRRPVLRVGIIGPESDSEDAQLELRQVAEDVRDDLLQLEGVSQVDFINNRDYQIDVEIDEATLRSHGLTLGSVAEIIRRENRELPAGTIRGQSQEVLLRGNNRRTTGVEIGELPLITQIDGAVLTVNDLGMVRDELADTTNRAYILGKPAMALTIARSSDEDLLQMVDAVKEYVKNAELPTGYEIMTWSDQSVEVRGRLNLLIENAVYGLAIVFLLLILFLDLELAMWVSMGIPFSIFAAGVYLYFAGETMNMISMFGFLMALGIVVDDAIVVGENIYAHRQMGKPLMDSAIDGTTEVMNSVASSTATTVMAFTPLLFVSGVMGKFMAVMPMAIIAILIASLFECLTILPCHLAHKNGMLMTIMSWVLFPLTWTLPIIHWASRTTSRFLDWFVRTIYEPSLHWALHNRLIVCGGGIGVILVTVGLVRSGMAPFEFMPEIDGNTVQAKITFPDGTPERVTQQWTKYIEDAYWRVNERMSPEGESLGQVSFRTVGSQVSGGGPPGANANEANGSHVGSVEIELQDTEEREVSSEAIVVQWRNEVGLIPGAETLTIGAMAMGPGATPIEFRLLADSEHMDQLEAAVDKTKAEMETYSGLKDITDDSIPGKWEYRFRIKPDAQSLGVSTADLAETVRNAFYGQEVMRVQRGRHEVKIMVRYPQKDRHRLTSFDELRIRLNDGIERPITELAEVDIVRSYSEINRVKQQRSIKISADLDRKTGNEGEIVASLKQDFMPKLLKEFPNVSVTWEGQNEQRQESLGSLFVGFGIALLGMFVLLAFEFKSYFQPLLILAIIPFGAIGAVFGHAIMGIPLTLFSMFGLVALTGIVVNDSIVLVDFINQRVHQGLPIKQALLEAGTRRFRPVLLTTITTVGGLSPLLTETSLQAQLLIPMATSIAFGEIFATVLVLFLVPVGYSMKVSFIEFFAPGTFHDNIHGEGTFDEDTVIEHPEVQVAAMSNGSAKSPPAQQPSHAAT, encoded by the coding sequence ATGCAAGGACTCGTTCGCTGGGCGATCTCGAACACGCCCGCCATGAACATCTTGATGATCACGTCGATCGTGGTCGGCTTCCTTTGCCTGAAAGGAATGCAGCGGGAAACGTTCCCCGACTTCGATCTGGACATGATCCTGGTTCAAGTTCCCTACCCGGGAGCTGCCCCGCAAGAAGTTGAAGAAGGCATTTGCCAGAAGATCGAAGAGGCCGTGCGTTCGCTAGATGGCATCAAAAAGGTGACGTCCGTCGCGGCCGAAGGTGCCGGCAGCGTTGTTATCGAACTGGAATCCTCCGTGCTGAATCCAGACCGGGTGTTGGACGAAGTGCGCTCGGAAATCGACCGAATCCCTAGCTTCCCTGCCGAAGCTGAAGATGCGGAAGTGCGCCGGGTCACCACCCGCCGCCCAGTGCTGCGAGTCGGTATTATTGGTCCTGAAAGCGATTCGGAAGACGCGCAGCTTGAACTCCGTCAGGTCGCCGAAGACGTCCGTGACGATCTTCTGCAGTTAGAAGGCGTTTCACAAGTCGACTTCATCAACAACCGCGACTATCAGATTGATGTCGAAATCGACGAGGCCACTCTCCGTTCGCACGGATTGACCCTGGGCAGTGTCGCCGAGATCATCCGCCGAGAAAACCGCGAACTGCCTGCCGGTACGATCCGAGGGCAGTCGCAGGAAGTTTTGTTGCGGGGTAACAACCGTCGCACGACCGGTGTTGAGATCGGCGAGTTGCCACTGATTACGCAGATCGACGGGGCCGTTCTGACGGTCAACGACTTGGGCATGGTCCGCGACGAATTAGCCGACACGACCAATCGGGCCTACATCCTAGGCAAACCGGCGATGGCCCTGACCATCGCTCGTAGCTCAGACGAAGACTTACTGCAGATGGTCGATGCGGTCAAAGAATACGTGAAGAATGCCGAGCTTCCTACTGGCTACGAGATCATGACTTGGAGTGATCAGTCCGTCGAAGTTCGTGGCCGACTGAACTTGCTGATCGAAAATGCGGTTTATGGTTTGGCAATCGTTTTCCTGCTGCTGATCCTGTTCCTCGATCTGGAACTGGCGATGTGGGTTTCGATGGGGATTCCGTTCTCGATCTTCGCCGCTGGCGTCTATCTCTACTTCGCCGGCGAGACCATGAACATGATCTCGATGTTTGGGTTTCTGATGGCGTTGGGTATCGTCGTGGACGACGCGATTGTGGTGGGCGAGAACATTTACGCTCACCGGCAGATGGGCAAACCGCTGATGGACTCGGCGATCGACGGTACCACAGAAGTGATGAACTCGGTCGCCTCGTCAACGGCCACCACCGTGATGGCGTTCACTCCCCTACTGTTTGTCAGTGGGGTGATGGGCAAGTTCATGGCCGTGATGCCGATGGCAATCATCGCGATCTTGATTGCTTCGCTATTCGAGTGTTTGACGATTCTGCCGTGTCACTTGGCGCACAAGAACGGCATGCTGATGACGATCATGAGTTGGGTTTTATTCCCTCTCACTTGGACGTTGCCGATCATCCATTGGGCCAGCCGCACGACATCGAGGTTCCTCGATTGGTTCGTACGCACGATTTACGAACCTAGTCTGCATTGGGCCCTACATAATCGCTTGATCGTCTGCGGTGGCGGTATCGGAGTCATCTTGGTGACCGTCGGCTTGGTTCGCTCGGGCATGGCACCTTTTGAATTCATGCCTGAGATCGACGGCAACACGGTACAAGCAAAGATCACCTTCCCTGACGGAACCCCGGAGCGGGTCACTCAGCAGTGGACCAAGTACATCGAAGATGCTTACTGGCGTGTCAACGAGCGGATGTCACCGGAAGGAGAAAGTCTGGGACAGGTTTCATTCCGCACGGTCGGCTCGCAAGTTTCTGGTGGTGGCCCTCCTGGTGCCAACGCCAACGAAGCGAACGGCAGTCATGTCGGCAGTGTGGAAATTGAGCTGCAAGATACCGAAGAACGCGAAGTCAGCAGTGAAGCGATCGTCGTCCAGTGGCGTAACGAAGTCGGCCTAATACCAGGGGCGGAAACGTTGACCATCGGCGCCATGGCAATGGGTCCCGGGGCGACGCCGATCGAATTCCGTCTACTTGCCGATAGCGAACACATGGACCAACTGGAAGCGGCTGTCGACAAGACAAAAGCGGAGATGGAAACCTACAGCGGCTTAAAGGACATCACTGACGATTCGATTCCTGGCAAATGGGAATATCGATTCCGCATCAAGCCCGATGCTCAGTCGCTCGGCGTTAGCACGGCCGATCTCGCGGAAACTGTCCGCAATGCATTTTATGGCCAGGAGGTCATGCGGGTTCAGCGTGGCCGGCACGAAGTGAAGATCATGGTTCGCTATCCGCAGAAGGATCGCCATCGATTGACTTCGTTCGATGAACTTCGCATTCGCCTGAACGACGGCATCGAACGTCCAATCACGGAACTCGCCGAAGTCGATATCGTTCGCAGCTATTCCGAAATCAACCGCGTGAAGCAGCAGCGTTCGATCAAAATCTCTGCTGACCTGGACCGTAAAACCGGCAACGAAGGAGAGATCGTCGCCAGCTTAAAACAAGACTTTATGCCAAAACTGCTGAAAGAATTCCCCAACGTCAGCGTAACCTGGGAAGGGCAAAACGAACAACGTCAGGAATCGCTGGGCAGTCTCTTCGTTGGATTTGGCATCGCCTTGCTGGGAATGTTCGTGCTGCTCGCCTTTGAATTCAAATCATATTTTCAGCCACTTTTGATCTTGGCGATCATTCCTTTTGGTGCGATTGGGGCCGTGTTTGGCCACGCGATCATGGGGATTCCGCTCACGCTGTTCAGCATGTTCGGTCTGGTCGCTTTGACCGGGATCGTGGTGAACGACTCGATCGTGCTGGTCGACTTCATCAATCAACGTGTCCATCAAGGACTTCCGATAAAACAGGCATTGCTCGAAGCTGGCACCCGTCGCTTCCGTCCCGTGCTTTTAACCACTATCACCACAGTGGGTGGTCTTTCGCCACTGCTAACCGAAACTTCGTTGCAAGCTCAATTGTTGATCCCGATGGCAACGAGCATTGCCTTCGGAGAAATCTTTGCCACGGTCCTGGTCTTGTTCCTGGTGCCAGTCGGATATTCGATGAAAGTAAGCTTCATCGAGTTCTTCGCTCCCGGCACATTCCATGACAATATCCACGGTGAAGGCACCTTCGATGAGGATACGGTCATTGAACACCCGGAGGTTCAAGTCGCGGCGATGAGTAACGGTTCGGCGAAATCGCCGCCAGCCCAACAGCCCTCGCACGCGGCGACCTAG